From the genome of Winogradskyella forsetii, one region includes:
- a CDS encoding monovalent cation:proton antiporter family protein, whose protein sequence is MHIPLLNDILILLGFSVVIVFVLQRLKLPSIIGFLLTGVIIGPYGLSLIEAVEEVEILSEIGVILLLFVIGMELSIKQLVSIKKTVFIGGFLQVGITVGVASLVYNLLGNSWNESVFVGFLFSLSSTAIVLKTLQDRQELSEPHARNALAILIFQDIIVVPMMLITPMMAGENNDLGMSIFMLLLKSAFVVMVTYISARYIVPKLMHAVAKTNSKELFLLVTITLCFAIAFFTSELGLSLALGAFIAGLIVSESEYSHQATSIILPFRELFTSFFFVSVGMLLDLNFFIHNVLIILLIVVIVLIMKSSITAIAVAVLRYPTKTAILTGLSLFQVGEFAFILSKIGIEYNLLTPETNQYFLSVSIVSMILTPFVIIFSETIAGRFMGVSKKLGFNNKTDSDMNIGDIIGSGLENHLVIIGYGINGSNLAKAATASSIPFIVIEMNAEIVKREKAKGLPIIFGDATQDHILETVHLNRARAAVIAISGNHATKTILKNIRAISDSLYLVVRTRYIAETSELLALGADDVIPEEFETSIQIFEHILHNFLVPEGDIEQFVEKVRSDNYQLFKGELKRPKTYIKNELADFNISCLRMRSDSNKFLGKPIKELDLRALYGINILSIKRKNVMLESVQPDDTLKQGDVLYILGEQSNVERFQKLIN, encoded by the coding sequence ATGCACATCCCATTATTAAATGATATACTTATACTTTTAGGGTTTTCAGTTGTCATAGTTTTTGTACTTCAAAGATTAAAATTACCATCTATAATTGGCTTTCTATTAACTGGTGTTATTATTGGTCCGTATGGATTAAGCCTTATTGAAGCTGTAGAGGAAGTAGAAATTTTATCGGAAATAGGTGTCATTCTATTACTTTTTGTAATAGGTATGGAATTATCTATAAAGCAATTGGTTTCCATAAAAAAAACGGTTTTTATAGGCGGATTTTTACAAGTGGGTATTACTGTAGGAGTCGCTTCGCTGGTCTATAACCTCTTGGGAAATTCTTGGAATGAATCGGTATTTGTTGGCTTCCTTTTTTCATTATCAAGTACTGCAATTGTTTTAAAAACCTTGCAAGATCGACAAGAGCTTTCTGAACCTCATGCCAGAAATGCCTTGGCAATATTAATATTTCAAGATATCATAGTAGTACCAATGATGCTTATTACGCCTATGATGGCTGGGGAAAATAATGATTTGGGCATGAGCATATTCATGTTGCTTTTAAAATCGGCATTTGTTGTAATGGTTACTTATATTAGTGCGCGTTATATTGTACCTAAGCTGATGCACGCTGTGGCAAAAACAAATAGTAAAGAATTGTTTCTGTTGGTGACGATTACACTTTGTTTTGCCATTGCTTTTTTTACCTCTGAGCTAGGTTTATCACTAGCTTTGGGTGCTTTTATTGCGGGTCTTATTGTATCAGAATCAGAATATAGCCACCAAGCGACAAGCATTATACTTCCTTTTCGTGAGCTTTTTACGAGCTTCTTTTTTGTCTCTGTAGGGATGTTGTTGGATTTAAATTTTTTCATTCATAATGTTCTAATTATCTTACTTATCGTTGTCATTGTTTTAATTATGAAATCGTCAATAACGGCAATTGCTGTAGCTGTTCTTAGATACCCAACAAAAACGGCTATATTAACAGGTTTGTCATTGTTTCAAGTTGGGGAATTTGCTTTTATACTTTCAAAAATAGGTATTGAGTACAATCTATTAACTCCCGAAACTAACCAATATTTTTTATCTGTATCTATTGTATCCATGATATTAACTCCTTTTGTGATTATTTTCTCAGAGACTATTGCAGGGCGTTTTATGGGTGTTTCAAAAAAATTAGGGTTCAATAATAAAACGGATTCTGATATGAATATTGGTGATATTATTGGTTCTGGCTTAGAAAATCACTTGGTAATTATTGGATATGGAATCAACGGAAGCAATTTAGCCAAAGCAGCAACAGCTAGTAGCATTCCTTTTATTGTAATAGAGATGAATGCTGAAATAGTGAAACGGGAAAAAGCCAAAGGATTACCAATTATTTTTGGAGACGCTACGCAAGATCATATTCTTGAAACTGTCCATCTCAATAGGGCTAGAGCGGCTGTCATTGCGATTTCTGGTAATCATGCCACGAAAACGATACTTAAAAATATTCGTGCTATATCTGATTCTTTGTACTTAGTTGTTAGAACTCGATATATAGCCGAAACATCAGAACTATTGGCATTGGGTGCAGATGATGTGATTCCTGAAGAGTTTGAAACATCCATACAGATTTTTGAACATATATTGCACAATTTCTTGGTGCCAGAAGGAGATATTGAACAATTTGTTGAAAAAGTAAGATCTGACAATTACCAATTATTTAAAGGCGAATTAAAACGGCCAAAAACCTACATTAAGAATGAATTGGCAGATTTTAATATTTCGTGTTTACGCATGCGATCTGATAGTAATAAGTTTTTAGGAAAACCAATAAAGGAATTAGACCTAAGAGCTCTTTATGGCATTAATATCTTGAGTATAAAGAGAAAAAATGTAATGTTAGAAAGTGTACAACCAGATGATACCTTAAAACAAGGTGATGTTTTGTATATATTAGGCGAGCAAAGTAATGTAGAGCGTTTTCAAAAGTTAATAAATTAA